In Nicotiana tabacum cultivar K326 chromosome 2, ASM71507v2, whole genome shotgun sequence, the following proteins share a genomic window:
- the LOC142166216 gene encoding uncharacterized protein LOC142166216 — MSSFRTDRIWMYNRLVPSRKGVTTEFLEGVQGFVEFALMQHDFVSNGSIRCPCSRCRNISGFLEPHDVRAHLYKHGFMPNYYQWESHGEPFIPIFRPQPSRNTEKEIGPEITIENQYRTMVLDAIGHSFNFESDGFNLDGEEEQPPTRNAQEFFDMLKASEEPLFDGCVNHSTLSAVCRLLNIKSEFNMSDNCYNQILLFLKELLPEDAKLPNDYYRTKQMVAKLGLGYEKIDVCKTGCIIYYKGNKDKVNCPKCGQPRYKPKRGGNGRQKDVAYKVLRYFSITPRLQRLYMSTKTAENMIWHWKSRREPGVMSHPSDGEA, encoded by the coding sequence ATGAGTTCCTTTAGAACTGATCGTATATGGATGTATAATAGACTAGTGCCTAGTCGAAAAGGAGTCACTACTGAGTTCCTAGAGGGTGTGCAGGGATTTGTAGAGTTTGCAttaatgcaacatgacttcgtTTCTAATGGAAGTATAAGGTGTCCATGTTCAAGATGTAGAAATATTAGTGGGTTTCTTGAACCTCATGATGTTAGAGCACATCTGTACAAGCATGGTTTCATGCCTAACTATTATCAATGGGAATCACATGGGGAGCCTTTTATACCAATTTTTAGACCTCAACCTAGTAGGAATACAGAAAAAGAAATAGGTCCTGAGATAACAATAGAAAATCAGTATCGCACTATGGTATTGGATGCAATTGGTCATAGTTTCAACTTTGAAAGTGATGGATTTAATTTGGATGGTGAAGAAGAACAGCCTCCTACTCGAAATGCTCAAGAATTTTTTGATATGCTAAAAGCTTCAGAAGAGCCATTGTTTGATGGATGTGTTAATCATTCTACGTTGTCAGCGGTCTGCAGGCTACTGAACATTAAGTCCGAGTTTAACATGAGTGACAATTGCTATAACCAAATTTTGCTATTTCTGAAGGAGCTCTTACCTGAAGATGCTAAGTTACCTAACGATTACTACAGGACTAAACAAATGGTTGCAAAACTTGGGCTAGGATATGAAAAGATAGATGTATGCAAGACAGGTTGTATCATATATTACAAGGGTAATAAAGATAAAGTGAATTGTCCAAAGTGTGGTCAACCACGTTATAAGCCTAAGAGAGGAGGCAATGGAAGGCAAAAAGATGTTGCATATAAAGTATTACGTTATTTTTCTATAACTCCGAGATTACAAAGGTTATATATGTCAACAAAGACTGCTGAAAATATGATATGGCATTGGAAATCTCGTCGAGAACCCGGGGTAATGAGTCATCCAAGTGATGGAGAGGCATAG